From the Solanum lycopersicum chromosome 10, SLM_r2.1 genome, one window contains:
- the LOC138338846 gene encoding uncharacterized protein yields the protein MGLYTSEKAKLATYQLKDVAQAWFVQWRGNWPLRGGPVTWEVFKKAFLDWFFTREKGEAKVVDFINILQGGMSVLEYFLKFTKLSKYAPSLVSYPLDEMSFFVTGVSDDLQQECHSDMLHNNMNISHLMVHAQHVEKGRSKRKSRDARRERSFDGGSSNNSLEIKDKPRFKKRVSNQFPSKLPKASGNRVSNPKPMKGRDARSPTKKPTCEKCGKQHYGNCLKGMNNYFGCGKSGNKVRDCPNVRGQDKGSGQF from the coding sequence ATGGGGTTGTATACTAGTGAGAAGGCCAAGTTAGCCACTTACCAActtaaggatgtggctcaagcaTGGTTTGTCCAATGGAGGGGCAATTGGCCTTTAAGGGGTGGACCGGTGACTTGGGAGGtgttcaagaaggcttttcttgattgGTTCTTTACTAGGGAGAAGGGGGAAGCTAAAGTGGTGGATTTCATCAATATTctccaaggaggtatgagtgtgcttgAATACttcttgaaattcactaaattgtcaaaatatgctccttctttggtttcctaTCCTTTAGACGAAATGAGCTTCTTTGTGACGGGGGTGTCGGATGATTTGCAACAAGAGTGTCATTCGGATATGCTACataacaacatgaacatttctcatctcatggttcatgcgCAACATGTAGAAAAGGGAAGGtctaagaggaagagtagagatgctagGAGGGaaagatcttttgatggtggttcttcaaatAATAGTCTTGAGATaaaagacaagcctaggtttaagaagcGGGTCTCTAACCAATTTCCTTCCAAGTTGCCTAAGGCTAGTGGtaatagggtgtctaaccctaagcctaTGAAGGGAAGGGATGCTAGATCACCAaccaagaagccaacttgtgaaAAGTGTGGCAAGCAGCACTATGGCAATTGTCTTAAGGGaatgaataattattttggttgtggtaaaagtgggAACAAGGTTAGGGATTGTCCTAATGTGAggggtcaagacaagggtagtggtcaatTTTAA